One Pyrus communis chromosome 13, drPyrComm1.1, whole genome shotgun sequence genomic window carries:
- the LOC137713987 gene encoding protein MIS12 homolog has product MEGSESEAAFNSLNLNPQLFINDVLNITDDLVDDAFDHFLQQASTSLKIEGTDRAQDLSRGVDIIRKKVQSDLDKKLGVWEQYCLDYVFQVPEGFDLSKNDELPVDACLCQNAIVDTDLDAQLDLLRNELTEVSKENAALNQEIQALEGQSVSRDRCSALVNGTLQQYDLNSYHEIFQEMVKTASELRMKVGKLQTEKMEESKRRKIAWINNAHRDPSVMEIRRGFYSAKLEDLEAFIAHMKNM; this is encoded by the exons ATGGAAGGCAGCGAAAGCGAGGCAGCATTCAATTCGCTGAATCTGAATCCACAGCTGTTCATCAACGACGTCTTAAACATCACCGATGACTTGGTCGACGACGCCTTCGATCATTTCCTTCA acaaGCATCAACCTCTCTGAAAATTGAGGGCACTGACAGAGCCCAAGATCTATCCAGG GGTGTTGATATCATCCGCAAAAAGGTTCAATCAGATCTTGATAAAAAGCTGGGTGTCTGGGAGCAGTACTGCCTTGACTACGTTTTTCAAGTTCCAGAGGGGTTCGACCTGTCTAAGAAT GATGAACTACCTGTCGACGCTTGTTTATGTCAAAATGCAATAGTTGACACAGACCTGGATGCCCAGCTGGATTTGTTGAGGAACGAACTCACTGAG GTTAGTAAGGAGAATGCTGCGCTGAATCAAGAGATCCAAGCATTAGAAGGACAGTCTGTGTCTAGAGATCGTTGTTCTGCGCTTGTCAATGGGACATTGCAACAATATGACCTAAACTCTTACCATGAAATTTTCCAAG AGATGGTGAAAACGGCATCAGAACTTCGGATGAAAGTAGGAAAGCTGCAGACCGAAAAGATGGAAGAATCCAAACGCCGCAAGATTGCTTGGATCAACAACGCGCACAGAGACCCGTCTGTTATGGAAATTCGCAGAG GCTTCTATAGTGCTAAGTTGGAAGATCTTGAAGCATTTATAGCCCACATGAAAAACATGTGA